The genomic stretch ATAAATATCATAGAGCGTAATATTTTCGGGCGGCCTTGAGAGTCTCATGCCGCTTACGCCCCGCGAGACATCAACGAGTCCGGCAGCTTTGAGCCGTGATATTATCTGCCTGATGATTACGGGGTTAGTATTTACGCTTGACGCAATGAAATCGCTTGTTACGTTTTGTGAGTCCTGAAAGTAATCTATGCACGTCAGAATATGAACAGCAACAGCGAATCTTCCTGAGATCTGCAAATTTTATCCCCTCAATAAAAAAAGACTTCCGGCCATTATAACCGAAAGCCTTTGTGATTTGCTGTTTTCTTTGATTACTCGCTGAACAATGCGCCCGCACTCATCTCAAGATATGCTTCTCCGCTGTAACCCGGGAATGCTTCCTTGACCGCTGAAATAAATTCTGCCCTGTTCTTTGATGTCTTTGCAGTCTTAAGCACTTTCTCAAGATACGCGATTTTCTCATCAACGGCTTCTTTTCCTTCCGGCGCGTTATGACTCGTGAGGATTAATGAGTAGCCTTTGTCCTTGTAGCCTTTAAGCTCTGATATTTCGGCCTCAATGTAGGGAATCGCCGGGAGAATGTTATGAGTCTTCGAGCCCATCATATGACGGTAAACAGTATTTATTGCAGGGATATATATTCCGTAGCCCTCGCCGTCAGACTCATGGAGAATCACGAAATCCATTCCCGCAAGTTTCACCGTGTCGCCTTCCTTGATGATTTCAGTCTTGACGGGCAAATCTTCCGCAACTTTATCGCCTGCCGCCTTAATGAAGCTCTGAGTCAGATTCCAGACGCTTCCGCCTTCAGCCCAGCTTTTGAGCGCGGTATCTGTCGCGTAAATCTTCACATCGCCGTATGACTTATAGCCGTTGGGATGATACGAGAAAAGCGCACCCGCTAAAGGTTTTCCCAACGACGCAATATATTCCGCAAACGCTTTGACGTTCTCACGGTATGCAGTCGACTCTACCAGCACGAGTCCTTCAGGAGATTCGACAACGTAGCAGTAATCATTCATGTTGTCGCCTGTTCCGTATGCATGAAGTTTCACTCCGCCGTCAAAATTCGTTACGCTCATATTCCCGACGCTGACTCCATTTGCGAACGCTGAACCCGAAAGCACCATAACCGCCAATAATGCCGCAAAAATTTTCCTCATCATTAATTACTCCTTCACTACTGAAATTCTCTGCCTGATGTGTTTTCCGCTGACAGCCTCATCAATCATAGCGATCGCGTAATCCGCATAGCTTATGACACTCTCGCCCTTTGCGTTGAACGTAAGCTCCTCGCCCGCAAGAATGTATTTCCCGGTCCGTTCTCCTTCAGCCTGAAAATCTGACGCGGGACTAATGTACGTCCATTTCACATCATCGCGCTTGCGTAACTCGCTCAATGCTTTAGCCGCTGCTGTAGAGACCGGCATATATATTTCGGGGAATCCTTCTGTCTGAAAATACTGCTTTGTGTGTTCCTTGTTGACGTAGAGACTTCCTGCCCCGCCGATAATCAGTAACCTTGTCTCACTCCCTGAAAGAGCATCGCACAAAACCTTCTGCGTGTCGCTGTAAAGGTGAAGCGTTGAAGGCTCCCATGCTCCGAAAGCGTCAATCACAACATCAAATCCCCGGAGATCTTCCGCCTTAATGTCAAGAATGTCTTTCTTGATTGTGTGAGGGGCGTTAGTCTTGTTTTCACCGCGCACTACCGCCGTAACATCAAGCCCGCGCTTTAATGCCTCGTCAACAATAAGCCGTCCCGCTTTGCCGTTCGCGCATACTACCGCAACTTTCATCCGCAAAATTCCTCCTGTAAATGTGATTGTTACACTGCAAATTTTACCGCGTCATGATGTAATGTCAACAGTTACATTAACAGCACACCGAAAATTTCACCGTCAAGAGTCTTCCGCCGCATTCGCTGTTCATGAAGCACAAAAAAATCCCCTCGGCATTTCACCGGGGGGACTCTGTTATATTTTTGACGCGCCGCTAGTCTCTTCTCTTCCCGAAAATTCTTATCAGGTACAGGAACAAGTTGATGAAGTCAAGATACAATGCAAGCGCACCCATCACCGCGACTTTTCCGGCGGCCTCATCGTCAGTCATTCCGGCACTGTCAGCAATGGATTTGATTTTCGCCGTGTCGTAAGCCGTCAGACCCATGAATATTATGATGCCCATAACACTTATCACTGTCTCAGCCGCTGTTGACCCAACGAACATATTAATCACCATCGCGATAATCAGCCCCCAGAGTCCCATGTGGAGGAAGCTCCCCCATGATGTTATGTCGCGTTTCGTGTACATCGCGTAGACGCTCATAGCTCCGAACATTCCCGCCGTCGACAAAAACGCCGTGTATACGCTCTCCTGCGTGTAGACAAGAAGCACAGCCGAGCAGGTTATCCCGTTGAGTATGCTGTAGAGTCCGAACAGTAACAGCGATGTTGAGGCCGAATGCTTTGCAATTGTGGCGGACAGGTACATCACGAGTCCGATTTCAGCAATTGCTACAATAATTAGCGGGGCGAGTGATGTGTAGAACATCTGAAGCAATGCCGGGACGGAAACTGTAAGCCATGCCGTTAATGATGTGAGGATGAGTCCAAGTGCCATATACTGATATACTTTGCGGAAAAGCGCGTTGACTGCTTCGAGGCTTGACGCTCCCGCCGCGTAGGGTGAGTAGCTCTCATACTGCGCCATAATGTTATCTCCCTTTCGTGTAAAATATTACGGCTATATTCTAGCAGAAATCATAAAATTCTAATGTGAAGGTGAAAAATCTTGCCGACAAAGAAAAATGATGTCCGCGAAATGACTCGCAGCGGGTACGAAAGATTGTCCGAGGAACTGACTAACCTGCGTACAGTGAGACGGCTTGAAGTCGCAAAACAGTTAGAGGAAGCCCGCGCCTTTGGTGATTTGAGCGAGAATGCAGAATACGCCGCGGCCAAAGAGGAGCAGGCCAAACTTGAGGACAGGATACACGATCTTGAGGAGACACTCAGCAAAGTAACAGTAATCGATGAGGAGAAACTCGACACGACAAGGGCAGGAGTCGGACTCAGAGTAACAATCAAAGATTTAGACCATGAGGGAAAACAGTACACATACGAAATTGTAGGCTCTGAGGAATTATCCGGGGCTGCTGTGTCAGCGTCAGGCATTCAGAGAATATCACAGAAGAGTCCCGTAGGCCAGGCGGTAATCGGCCATGTTGTCGGCGATGAAGTTATCGTGAAGATTCCCAGAGGAACAAGACGGCTCAGAATCGCGGCGATAGAGAAATGATAATACGTCCGAGAAGGCTCCGCGTTACTCAGGCAATCCGCGACATGACAGCCGAGACACGTTTAGCCCCGTCAATGTTCGTTTACCCTGTGTTTGTTCGCGAGGGTCATAACATAATCGAGGACATTCCCGCGATGCCCGGGCAGAAACGCTACAGCCCCGACACTTTGCCCGTGATACTCGAACGAGCTGTGAAGGCCAAAATCGGCGGGGTGTTATTATTCGGAATCCCTGAGCATAAAGACCCGGAAGGTTCTTCAGCTTGGAGGGATGACGGCGTAATTCAGACCGCAATACGGACGGCAAAGCGCGAATTTCCCGGCCTGACAGTAATCGGCGATGTGTGCCTCTGCGAATATACATCTCACGGCCACTGCGGACTCCTCAACGGCGAGACTGTCGACAATGACTCAACCCTCGAAATTTTAGCGCGTGTAGCTGTCTCACAGGCTAGGGCGGGAGCGGATATAGTCGCACCTTCTGACATGATGGACGGACATACGCGGGCAATCCGTGAGGCTCTCGACAATTCCGGGATGCCTGACACGCTGATTATGTCCTACGCGGTGAAGTATGCCAGCGCGTTTTACGGGCCATTCCGTGAGGCCGCGGGGTCTGCTCCGTCATTCGGGGACAGGAAAACTTACCAGATGGATCCCAGAAATGTCCGCGAGGCCGTAAAAGAAGCACTGCTTGACGTTCAGGAAGGTTCAGACATTATCATAGTGAAGCCGGGCCTTCCGTATCTTGATGTTCTGAAGACGGTGAAAGAGGCCGTGAATATTCCTGTAGCGTCTTACTGTGTCAGCGGTGAATACTCTATGATGAAGGCGGCGTGTTCAAACGGCTGGCTGAACGAGAGAAATATAGCGATGGAGTCGGCGGTGTGTTTGGCGAGGGGGGGAGCGGATATTATTATCACGTATTACGCTCTTGACCTTGCCGGATGGATACAGGAAAAATAACAGACGAAAAATTTTGCCCCGGCGCAAGCTCCGCCCCTATGGGTACAGCCGCAAAACCGGGGGCAATTTCTTTCTTACAGTCCGAAAACTTTCCGGGCCTCCGTCATATTTTCGCGTATCTTCACGCCGAAAGGACAACGCTTTTCACACGCCCCGCATTTCACGCACTCCCCGGCGTGATGTTCCAACACCCTGTAATGCTCCCTGACTGTTTCGGGGATATTTTTGTTTCCTCCGGCCTGAGCTAGGTTGAGGAATTTTGTTACGGACGCAATATCTATCTTCACCGGGCAGGGCTGGCAGTGTGAGCAGTACATGCAGTGTCCCTCCCAGCTAATTTTCGGGAATGACGCGAAAGCAACGGCGTAATCTCTCTCACTCTCTGAGGCTGACTCATACGCGATTGATGTCTGTAACTGTTCGACACTGTGCGCCCCCGCCAAAACGCAAGCCACAGCAGGACGGCTCAAAGCGTAGGCTATGCACTGACTGACGGTCAAAGCCGCTCCCGCCGGAGACATTTTCGCGCTCAACAAGTCTCCGCCCCCGAAACATTTCATGACGGTGATTCCGACTCCAAGACGCTGGCATGTCTCGTACAATTTCTGCCGCTCCGGGTTCATGTTCGTGAGGTGAACGGCGTAATTCTCATCCCTCCATAGGTCTTCTACGTCCTCGCTTGCGGGCTGAAGGTCATAGCACGGATTCACGCTGAACATCAGCACTTCAACCGCTCCCGACTCAACTGCCTTCAGTGCAACCTGCGGATTATGGGAGCTTAGGCCGATATGATGAATTTTCCCGGCGGCTTTCAGTTCGCGGGCGTAATCAAGAATCCCGTTGCGTAAAATTTCGTCCCAGTCGCTCAAAGCATCGCAGTAGTGAATCATTCCCACGTCAACAAAATCAACGCCGAGAAGCCTTAATGACTCCTCAAATCCTGCTTTCGTCTCAGAAAGATTCCGAGTCCGCAAATATTGTCCGTCCTTCCACACGGAGCAGATATGAGACTGGATGATGAATTTCTCCCTGCGCCCCTTTAGAGCATGGCCGATCGCTGAACGTAACTGCGGGTCTGGCGAGTAAAGGTCAAAATAATTCACGCCGGATTCCTCTGCTGTGTCGAAAAGTTTGGCGCACATGCTGTAATTGTCCTCAGTCATTCCCTCACAGCCTAACGCTATTTCGCTGACGGTGAGTCCTGTTGACCCTAATTCGCGGTAAATCATGAAAATTTTTCCCCCTCTGGAATTTTCCGGCCATTATAGCGCGTTTGAGGGGGGATTAAGCAAATGACTACAAATCGTAGCCGTGAAGCGGAAAAGGGAATCTTCATGACTTTCATTTTCTTCACCTGAGATATTTCAGAGCCGCCCGTTTTCCTGTAGGCGAATATTGCAGGGCGGTTGTCTGCATGAACGTAAAGCCGGGTCTCTGTGATATTCTTTTCTGTGCTGAGATACTTCAGAATTTCGCGGAGCATTTCAGAGCAGAAGCCCCTGCGCCTGTATTTGTCCGATACAAAGACATTGACAATAAGCGCGTCTGTGATGTTTACGCTGAACCCACCGTATTTTCCGCCCCTGTATATTATTCCTATAGTGCCTGCAAGATTTCCGTCTTCTGCCCTCAATCCGAAAAATTCACCAGAACCCGGGCTTTCTATGAGATATTTACGCAGCACACCCACTTGATAAGGAGGAAAATTTTCCTTCTCGAAATCCCTGATACTCTCCGCAGATAATTTTTCTATCCAAATATTTTCAGCGGAAGCAGGAAGTTTTCTGTAATTCTCCGTGAGAAATGACATGATCAGAAATTTATTGTATACGACAATACCGCGCCCGAACACATGAAAATAAAAGCCGTTTTTCCCGGTAGTCGCAACATGCAGTATTTTGCTGAGGCATTTTTTCAGCCATGAGAGACAATAAGGTGCTGTGCTGATTATGGGTGGCCATTTTTATTTTTCAAGCTCCTTTCTGATGATTTTTTTGTATGAGTATAACATTCAGCGTTTTGTGCAGTGAAGATGTTTCACGGCCTCGCGGAACTGTTCGGGAATTTCTGAGTGCTTCAGGTCTTTGACGGCTGAGTCGCTTCCGGCCTCGCAGGCTTTTTCGTAGTACCAGCATTTATACTCTATCACGCCGAGAATGCTCTTCAGATTCTCAAGCTCCTGCTTCAGAATCTCGCGGCGTTTTCTGAATATCTCAAGCCTTGCGGGTAATGCTCCTTTTTTGCCGTCCATGTCGATGAACTTCCTGATGTCCTTTATCGACAGCCCGGAGCGTTTCAGGCAGTCAATCAGCCGCAGCTGTGCGTAATCCTCATCCGTGAATATCCGTATGTTGTTGCCGTCGCGCTTCAGGTTGGGAAGGAGTCCCTGCTTGTCGTAATATCTCAGTGTTGACGCAGGAAGCCCGGTAAGCTCCGACATGTCTTTAATCGTGTAAGGCAAAATTTATCACTCCGATGTTGTGTGAGATGAGATAATTTTAACGCCTTCAACTTGACTTGAGGCACTCGCAGATTATCCCGTCAATTTCCGCAGGGCTGTATGCTGTATCACATACCCATTCGCCATATGTCTTGGGTCTGTCAAGTAAACTGTGTATGAGATTTTTCTATGCCACTTTCGGGAAACGATCAGCGTATGGAGTAATGTCAAAATTTTTTCTCGCCATTGTTCAGCCTCCTTTAACGCCTGTGATTTGTGCGCGGTGATATTATAATCAAACACATTCCACAACACTAAGGAGGAATCATCACAGCAATGTACAAGTTAATCTGCAAAATTCTCGCGCTGGCGTTCGTATGTTCTCCGGCATTCGCTGACGAACCCGCCGGGGCAAAACGTCCCCTAGCGAAATTCGAGACCTCAATGGGAGATTTCACCATCGAGCTATATTCCGACCTTGCGCCCAACACCGTAACCAACTTCATCACATTAGCCCGCAAAAATTTCTATGACGGCGTAATCTTCCACAGGGTAATCGACAACTTCATGATTCAGGGCGGAGACCCTACCGGGACAGGCAGAGGCGGACCGGGCTACGCTATCCCCGATGAGTTCGGCGAGGGGCTGAAGCATGACGCGCCCGGGATTCTCTCGATGGCCAACGCTGGCCCTAACACAGGCGGCTCACAGTTCTTCATTACGCTTGTTCCGACTCCGTGGCTTGACGGACATCACGCGATTTTCGGGCATGTTGTTGACGGTATGAAAGTCGTTGAGAAGATCGGCCATGTGAAAACTGACAGGCAGGACAGGCCGGTGAAGGAAGTAACAATCAAGACAATCACAATTGAGGAGTAAGCCATGAACAGGAAAGTATACGTAACACGCGCCCTTCACACCTCCGTAATGAAAGCCCTCGGAAATATCTGCGAGTATGACGTGAACAATGAAGACCGCCTGGCCACACATGACGAACTCGTGAACGCCGTCAAGAATTACGCGGCCATTATCACAATGCTGAACGATCCCATTGACGCGGAATTGATTTCGCAGGCCGGGCCGGATCTCAAGCTCATCGCGAATTACGGAGTCGGCTTCAACAACATTGACGTAAAAGCGGCAACCGAGAAAGGAATCTACGTAACAAACACTCCTGACGTACTCACGGACGCAACAGCGGATACAGCGTTCACACTAATGTTCGCGGCGGCTCGGCGGGCGATCGAGGGAGATTACATTGTGCGTAATGAGTCGTTCGCGTGGGCACCCAAATACATGCTGGGATATGACATCACCGGGCGCACAGTCGGCATAATCGGTGCGGGCAGAATCGGGACTAATTTCGGAATAAAGGCCGCAAGAGGCTTCAACATGAAGGTGCTTTACTACAGCCGGAGGACATCGCTTCACCTTGAGTCAGTCGGGGCGCAGAGAGTCGGACTTGAGGAATTATTAGAGCGGTCTGACTTTGTGAGCATTCATTTACCGCTGACAGACGCAACACGCCACATGATAGGCGCAAAGGAACTCGCGAAAATGAAGCCGGACGGAATCCTCATCAACACATCGCGAGGCCCTGTAATCGATGAGAAAGCATTAGCGGACGCGCTCGCACGTCATGTTATCGCCGGGGCAGGGCTTGACGTTTACGAGAATGAACCCAACGTAGAACCCGCGCTGAAGACTCTGCGGAATGTCGTATTGCTTCCTCATATCGGGACGGCTACATTCGGCACCCGCAAGGAGATGGGCTTCATGGTGATACGGAACATTGAGGCCGTATTCGCCGGGAAAGAGCCTCCGCAGATGGTGAGAGTTTCATGAATGCTGAGGAACTGAGGAAATTATTGCTGCCCCGCCCGGAGGACATGCACAAAGGATTCCGGGGAAGGCTGCTTATTGCCGGGGGGTCATTGCGTTATCCCGGCGCCCCTGCTTTGAGCGCGCTGGGTGCTTTGAGGAGCGGAGCGGGAGTCGTAACCCTTCTGTCGTTGCAGAGTGTCTGCACTGTATGCGCTGCCCGTCTTCCTGAGGTGATTTACTGCTTTGATGATGACGCGTTCCGCTGGAAGGACGTAGCATTAGCACAGAAAAATATTGATGCTCTCGTGATTGGGCCGGGGCTTGACCGCAGTGTAGCCGCTGAGATTTTCACGTCCCGAATGTGGCGGGAATGGCCTGCGAAAATTCTTGTTGACGGGGACGGCCTGAACGCTTTAGCCTCATCGCGTGATGACATGAAACACAGGGCGGACGCTGTATTGACTCCTCATGAGGGGGAAGCTGGGCGGCTGTTAGGGATTCCAACGGCGCAGGTTCATGAGGACAGAGCCGGGGCAGTCCGTGAATTGTCCGAAAGATGGGGCTGTGTCGTGCTGAAGGGACATCATACGCTGATAGCCTCCGGGGAAAAGTTCGCAGAGATTCCCTACGGCGGGCCGGAATTGTCGGTGCCGGGGTCGGGCGATGTCCTGTCCGGGTGTATAGGGGCGTTCATGGCCGGGGGGCTTGAGGCGTTCGAGGCGGCTGTTCTTGGAGCGTCAGTACACGGCCTTGCGGGTGAACTTCTTGCGCGTGAAGGTGTTGACGGTGTATTAGCGTCAGAAATCGCCAACATGATTCGCAGAGTCATTCATGGCCTGAGAGCTGGAAAATGACGTACAGACGAAAGCGCGTTGACTGGGACGCAGAAATCCGAAAGACTGAGAATATCCGCCGGAAAGGTTTATTGATGAGCGTGCTTAGTTTCGGAATGGCTGTAGCGTTCATATTCGGGATAAGCCGTTCAACGGGGGCTGATGTCGAAATTCCCCGGACGGTTTTATTTGCCGTGATATTCTGCGTGTCATGCGTTGTACTCCGCGTAATCATGAAGCACCGTGCCGAAAAACGCAGCCGCAAAAATGATGACTGAGTCAGGAATCTACATATCCCGCTCGGAGGAGGACACCCGGAAATTCGGCCATGATTTTGCCGGGACTCTTTCGGGCGGTGATGTCGTTCTCCTTTTCGGGGACTTAGGCGCGGGGAAAACGGTATTTGTGCGGGGAGTGTGCGAGGCTTTCGGGATTTCGGGAGTCCGCAGTCCTTCTTTCACGCTGGTGAATGAGTATGAGTCGCCGTCCGGGATTTTCGTCATTCATGCTGACTTGTACAGGCTTGACCCTGACGGAGTGAGCGCAACGGGACTCGATGAATACGCCGGGGATGATGACAGTATTCTTTTTGTCGAATGGCCTGACAGATGGACGAATCCCCCGGCAAATTCGGTGAGGGTATATTTTGAGTCGACAAGCGAGAACGAACGCAGAATCAGAGTCGAAAGGGGGATTTCACGGTGAATATTCTTGCGGTTGAATGCTGCCTGAAACTTACGGGGGCGGCGTTGTCTGTTGACGGGAAAATTTCCGGCAGTGTACAGGAGGATTGCGGACGTAAGCAGACATCAGAGCTTCCCCGGATGTGTGAGTCTCTCATTCACGGCGCGGGACTCACATGGCCGGACTTGGACTATATCGCCCTCACGAACGGCCCGGGATATTTCACTGGTATACGGGTCGGAGCGGCTTATGCTTCCGGGATTGCTTACGCTTCAGGCGCGGAGGTTATTCCCGTCTCAACATTAGAGCTTCTCCCGTACACCTACAGGAAGACTCACGGCGGGGGCGGTAAAATTCTGACGGTGATATACGCCGGACACGGTTTCGTTTATGCCTCGTGTGAAGGATTCTTGAAGGCCGGGGAATATTCACATGAGTCGGTTCTCTCGTGGCTTGGTGAAAATCCTGACGCTGTAACAATCTCCGATGACCCCGAACGCACAGCCCTTGACGCTGAAATTTTGCGTGTCAAGCCTGATGTAACGGACTTGTGCGAGATTGCCCGCTGTAATCTGAACATGTCAGTAAGTCCCGGAAGTCTCAAAATCTGCTACTATCGCGCCCCGCAGGGCGTAAATTAACAGGAAGGTTGATACAAATATGAATGTTGCGTTGATTGTTGATTGTGTGCTGGGAATTATCCTGATATTTTTCCTTTACCGGGGACTCATCAACGGTTTTTCCGGCGAGGTTATCGGGCTTGTAGGGTTCTTTGTGAGTACGTTCTGCGCGTGGAAATTCTGCGACCCTGCCGCGGAGCTTGCTATGCGCTATATCAATGACCCGAATTTTGACCGCAATATGCTGTCCCTTGTCTGCTCGCTGGGAATTTTCTTCACGGTTCAGATTATATTCGCGGTTATCAGCTTGATTCTGTCATATGTCGTGAAGGTTACGCGGCTTTCCGTTACGGATCATGTTTTCGGGATGATTGCGGGCTTCCTGAAGGCCGCTTTTATCACGGTGATAGTGTACGCGCTCCTGTCATCATTCCCGAAATTGATTCCGACTGAATGGATGTCTCAAAGCTGGTTCATGAAGGGAGCTTCTTTTGTGTGGCCGCCAGTCCGGGACTTGTTGCAGGAACACGGCATAATAGACTTCACTGCGCTGACGGGCGGAATGTAGATGATAATATCAGACAGCACAGCAGAAATATTAGAGCTGGGAAAAAACTTGCTCCCCTTCCGTGAAAGACTGCGAGGCGGATTAGGGGAGTTAATTTTGTCATCGCTGAAACCCGCCGGGGATTTCGACTCTCTCCGTGAACGCTCGAAATTATTGCGCGAATGGCTCGACATGACCGACCACAGCGGGGAGTTTGCGTTCAGCGCGGGACTTGACGCAGTGTCGGTGATGTTCCCGGGCGCGAAAAGGAGCGGAATTTTGTCGGGCGAGGAACTATTGAAGGTTCGTGCCGTCCTCAATTGCGCGAAAAGAATCCGTGAAGGACTCGCGGAAGTCTCGAAAGATTACGGGGCTGTTGACGCACTAAGACGGAGCATAGGAGATTTCACGCCGGAGATTGACGCTCTGAATGTTGTTGAGGACTCCGGCAGACTCTCGGACAACTCATCGCACCGGCTCTCAGTCATCCGGGAGGAACTCGAAAATCTCAAGCGTACAGGCAGACGAATCGCGCAGAAACTTCTTGAGGACTCCGACATCACCAACATGTTGCAGGAACGCTCGCTGTCATGGCGTGAAGGTAGATTCTTGATGCTGGTACGTCAGGAATATATCAACCGATTTCCGGGGCTTGCTGTTGAACGTTCAGCGTCAGGAAATTCCGTATACATGGAGCCGAAATCATTATCACGAGTCAACAACGATTTAATCATCAAGACAAAGGACGAGCAAGACGAGGAAGGATTAATCCTTCTCGAACTCACTCGAAAAATTTTGTCCCGCGAAAATGCCATCATCAACGCCGAAAAAGTAATAGGAACGTTAGACCTTCTATGTGTCTGCGATGATTTAATCCGTAATAAACACTGGGTAATCCCGGAGCTGTCAGCAAAAAAATTCTTCCGTCTCATTGATACCCGTCATCCAATGCTCAAAGATAAGGCCGTCCCTGTTTCAGTGTCATGCGGCGAAAACTTTTCGACACTCGTCATCACAGGCTCAAACACGGGCGGGAAAACAGTAACCCTCAAAACTGCCGGGGTAATGATCGCTCTTGCGTGGATGGGACTCCCTTTGCCTGCGCGGGACGGTACAGCAATCGGGACATTTGACGCGATATTTGAGGACATCGGCGATGAACAGAGCATAGAGCAGAATTTATCGACATTCAGCGCGCACCTTCAGAAGATCATTCACATTCTCAGGGAGGCGACAGACTCATCACTCGTTTTGCTTGACGAACTCGGAGCAGGCACAGACCCTCACGAGGGAGCCGCGTTAGGCGTGGCGATTCTTGAGACGCTGAAGCAAAAAGGCTGTATCACCCTCGCAACAACCCATCACAATCCCATAAAGCAGTATGCATTGACGACAGAAGGAGTCGAGACAGCCAGCATGGAATTTGACATACAGAAATTACAGCCGACATACAGACTCTTGATGGGCATTCCCGGACGGAGCAGCGCATTATTGATTGCACGGCGTTACGGAATGCCGGAGGAAGTATTGAGACTGGCGCAGGGGGAATTAGACTCGCGGGAAGTTACAGCTGAGGACATAATGAGCGAGCTTAACGAACGAAAAGCCGCCCTTGACACAGCAGAAAGACAGGTACACACGGCCATGAAGGAAGCGGAAGACCTCAAGCGGGCGTATCAGTCAAGAGTGAAGGAGATTGACACTCAGCGCGACAAAATCATGCAGGCCGCAGACCGTAAAGCCGAAAAATTTATCTCACAGGCTGAGGAAACATCAAAGGAAATTATACGCAGTGTTGAAGAGTCAGCAAGGGACATCGCCCGGAAAGGCTACAACGTGAAAAGAAGAGAGCTAAAAACTTTGCGCGGGGTAATCGACAAACGGCACCAGAAACGCACCGAGCGCGAAATTCAGAACAGCCCGAAACCCTTTGAGCCTGCACCCGGAGTTACAGCGATGGTAGCAGGAAGCGGCATTGTAGGAATCATCAACGAGATTCGCAACGGACGCGCCTACATGACCGCCGGGCCTATGAGCGTTGACGTTCCATTGAGCCAGCTTATTGCCACCGACAAGAAAGCACAGGTCGCGACTCCTCCTGCTGACACAACGAGACTCCCCCGCCCTGAAACAGTCCCGTCGTCCATAATGGTGCGGGGAATGCTCGTAGCTGAGGCACTGCCCCTAGTGGCGAGCTATCTCGATAAGGCGTACAGGTCGAATCATTCTGTTGTTACTGTGATTCATGGCCGGGGTGAAGGAATTTTGCGGAGAGAAGTACACGCGCTGCTGTCGAGGCTGAATTACGTCAAAAGCTATCGGCTTGGCTCTGAGGGTGAAGGGGGCTACGGAGTAACAATAGTAGAGTTCAAATAGGGCGTAAATCCCGCGCCTAACATGATACAATGACAATCAACAAATTAATCCCAGCAAAGGAGGAAAAATTTACCACATGTACAAACCCATAAAGGTGAACAAAGATACATGGTGGCTCGGAGTGAATGATCATGAGACTGACTTGTTCGAGTCTCTCTGGCCATTGCCGCAGGGAGTCGCCTACAACGCTTACGCCGTACTAGGGACGACAGCAACCGCCGCGATTGACACGGTGAAAGGCCCGTACCTTGACGATTACGTGAACAAGCTGACTCAGGCACTGGGACACAGGACGCTGAATTATCTTGTCGTGAATCACATGGAGCCTGACCACGCCGGACTCATT from Synergistaceae bacterium encodes the following:
- a CDS encoding GNAT family N-acetyltransferase — its product is MGVLRKYLIESPGSGEFFGLRAEDGNLAGTIGIIYRGGKYGGFSVNITDALIVNVFVSDKYRRRGFCSEMLREILKYLSTEKNITETRLYVHADNRPAIFAYRKTGGSEISQVKKMKVMKIPFSASRLRFVVICLIPPQTRYNGRKIPEGEKFS
- a CDS encoding peptidylprolyl isomerase, coding for MYKLICKILALAFVCSPAFADEPAGAKRPLAKFETSMGDFTIELYSDLAPNTVTNFITLARKNFYDGVIFHRVIDNFMIQGGDPTGTGRGGPGYAIPDEFGEGLKHDAPGILSMANAGPNTGGSQFFITLVPTPWLDGHHAIFGHVVDGMKVVEKIGHVKTDRQDRPVKEVTIKTITIEE
- the tsaB gene encoding tRNA (adenosine(37)-N6)-threonylcarbamoyltransferase complex dimerization subunit type 1 TsaB, translated to MNILAVECCLKLTGAALSVDGKISGSVQEDCGRKQTSELPRMCESLIHGAGLTWPDLDYIALTNGPGYFTGIRVGAAYASGIAYASGAEVIPVSTLELLPYTYRKTHGGGGKILTVIYAGHGFVYASCEGFLKAGEYSHESVLSWLGENPDAVTISDDPERTALDAEILRVKPDVTDLCEIARCNLNMSVSPGSLKICYYRAPQGVN
- a CDS encoding D-glycerate dehydrogenase — its product is MNRKVYVTRALHTSVMKALGNICEYDVNNEDRLATHDELVNAVKNYAAIITMLNDPIDAELISQAGPDLKLIANYGVGFNNIDVKAATEKGIYVTNTPDVLTDATADTAFTLMFAAARRAIEGDYIVRNESFAWAPKYMLGYDITGRTVGIIGAGRIGTNFGIKAARGFNMKVLYYSRRTSLHLESVGAQRVGLEELLERSDFVSIHLPLTDATRHMIGAKELAKMKPDGILINTSRGPVIDEKALADALARHVIAGAGLDVYENEPNVEPALKTLRNVVLLPHIGTATFGTRKEMGFMVIRNIEAVFAGKEPPQMVRVS
- the tsaE gene encoding tRNA (adenosine(37)-N6)-threonylcarbamoyltransferase complex ATPase subunit type 1 TsaE gives rise to the protein MPKNAAAKMMTESGIYISRSEEDTRKFGHDFAGTLSGGDVVLLFGDLGAGKTVFVRGVCEAFGISGVRSPSFTLVNEYESPSGIFVIHADLYRLDPDGVSATGLDEYAGDDDSILFVEWPDRWTNPPANSVRVYFESTSENERRIRVERGISR
- a CDS encoding CvpA family protein; this translates as MNVALIVDCVLGIILIFFLYRGLINGFSGEVIGLVGFFVSTFCAWKFCDPAAELAMRYINDPNFDRNMLSLVCSLGIFFTVQIIFAVISLILSYVVKVTRLSVTDHVFGMIAGFLKAAFITVIVYALLSSFPKLIPTEWMSQSWFMKGASFVWPPVRDLLQEHGIIDFTALTGGM
- a CDS encoding MerR family transcriptional regulator — protein: MPYTIKDMSELTGLPASTLRYYDKQGLLPNLKRDGNNIRIFTDEDYAQLRLIDCLKRSGLSIKDIRKFIDMDGKKGALPARLEIFRKRREILKQELENLKSILGVIEYKCWYYEKACEAGSDSAVKDLKHSEIPEQFREAVKHLHCTKR
- a CDS encoding NAD(P)H-hydrate dehydratase: MNAEELRKLLLPRPEDMHKGFRGRLLIAGGSLRYPGAPALSALGALRSGAGVVTLLSLQSVCTVCAARLPEVIYCFDDDAFRWKDVALAQKNIDALVIGPGLDRSVAAEIFTSRMWREWPAKILVDGDGLNALASSRDDMKHRADAVLTPHEGEAGRLLGIPTAQVHEDRAGAVRELSERWGCVVLKGHHTLIASGEKFAEIPYGGPELSVPGSGDVLSGCIGAFMAGGLEAFEAAVLGASVHGLAGELLAREGVDGVLASEIANMIRRVIHGLRAGK